One Methanotorris formicicus Mc-S-70 DNA segment encodes these proteins:
- a CDS encoding 4Fe-4S binding protein, translating to MDKIQILRKISQTFFFIYFVSLSSFCLCFFGVIEKFILKGTVGQLIVKLIVIVLLTLILGRIFCGWMCPLGFLFELSYKLRAKLFKTKKLPTVNEKIHNKLIYLKYIILIASLILTYHFLTYAFCQVCPIGFLTNLYGTVISFIILIIFIIASFFIPMAFCRYFCPLGAFLSIFSIKPLFQLKTNNNCVRCKLCEFKCPMQIKITEKIDQKECIRCFECKSACRKGDLSFSHIFKKEN from the coding sequence ATGGATAAAATTCAGATATTGAGGAAAATTTCCCAAACATTCTTTTTTATTTATTTTGTTTCCTTAAGTAGTTTTTGTTTATGCTTCTTTGGAGTAATAGAAAAGTTTATTTTAAAAGGGACAGTTGGGCAGTTAATTGTTAAGTTAATTGTAATTGTTCTTTTAACTTTAATATTAGGCAGGATTTTTTGTGGCTGGATGTGTCCATTGGGTTTTTTGTTTGAGTTATCTTATAAATTAAGGGCAAAGTTATTCAAAACAAAGAAACTTCCAACAGTTAATGAGAAAATTCACAACAAATTAATTTATTTAAAATATATAATATTAATTGCTTCTCTGATTTTAACATATCATTTCTTAACTTATGCATTCTGCCAAGTATGTCCAATTGGATTTTTAACAAATCTTTATGGAACAGTTATATCTTTTATAATATTAATTATATTTATAATTGCCTCTTTCTTTATTCCAATGGCATTTTGCAGGTATTTCTGCCCATTAGGTGCATTTTTATCAATATTTTCAATAAAGCCATTATTTCAACTAAAAACAAATAACAACTGTGTTAGATGTAAGTTGTGCGAGTTTAAATGTCCAATGCAGATAAAAATAACAGAAAAAATAGACCAAAAAGAGTGTATAAGGTGTTTTGAGTGTAAAAGTGCTTGTAGAAAAGGAGATTTATCATTTTCCCACATTTTCAAAAAGGAAAATTAA
- a CDS encoding 4Fe-4S binding protein, with protein MDKMQILRKISQTFFFIRAMIITGFYLSIIEFVGRFILGVGKYTNLRIVAMVLAIIAGRVFCGWMCPFGFLFDLVYKARVKIFKLKKLPTVPEYIHNKLKYFKYVVLILVVLAYLFGVRTFDLYVLSYSLLALFLILGFIYPMFFCRYVCPVGALLSLFARFSIFKLKLDEDKCVGCKLCERKCPMQIKITEKIDQMECIRCFECMSACRKDAIKFGR; from the coding sequence ATGGACAAAATGCAGATATTAAGAAAAATCTCTCAAACATTCTTTTTTATACGTGCAATGATTATTACTGGTTTTTATTTAAGCATTATAGAGTTTGTTGGGAGGTTTATTTTAGGAGTGGGTAAATATACTAATTTAAGAATTGTTGCTATGGTGTTGGCAATTATTGCTGGGAGAGTATTTTGCGGGTGGATGTGTCCTTTTGGATTTTTATTTGATTTGGTTTATAAAGCAAGAGTAAAAATATTCAAATTAAAAAAATTACCAACTGTTCCAGAGTACATACATAATAAATTGAAGTATTTTAAGTATGTTGTATTGATTTTGGTAGTTTTAGCGTATTTATTTGGAGTTAGGACGTTTGATTTATATGTATTATCATACTCATTGTTGGCTTTGTTTTTGATTTTAGGTTTTATTTATCCAATGTTCTTCTGCAGATATGTCTGTCCAGTGGGGGCATTGTTGAGTTTATTCGCAAGATTCTCAATCTTTAAATTAAAACTTGATGAAGATAAATGCGTAGGTTGTAAATTGTGTGAAAGAAAATGCCCAATGCAAATAAAAATAACAGAAAAAATAGACCAAATGGAATGTATAAGATGCTTTGAGTGTATGAGTGCATGTAGAAAAGATGCCATTAAATTTGGAAGGTGA
- the rqcH gene encoding ribosome rescue protein RqcH: protein MKTEMTNIDINVAVNELQKVIINGKLDKTFLIEREDGKELILKIHIPEIGTREIAIGIGKYKYITMTNYERKKPKNPPSFAMLLRKYLKNIKITKIEQVDFDRIVIITFEWNETVYKLVVELFGDGNVVLLDKEDRIIMPLKMGRWSTRNIIPKEFYKFPPQRDLNPYNLDYSVAYDIFRDYFINNKDTECVRIISRIFGLAGLYAEEICERANVDKSKKDLSDDEIRKLFDATKDLFNDVFNNKKPQIIIKDGEYVDVVPINLKKYGDFEKKEYGEFLEALDDYFAQFMVKVEVKKEESKLQKLIKKQERILKTQWETLEKYEKDMQENQEKGDLIYANYMLVDEILNTLRNAREKMDWYKIKKIIKEHKDHPVLGLIQNINEKNGEIVIKLSADYGDRKIEKNVSLDIRKNAFENAETYYTKSKKLKGKLEGIKEAIKLTEKKIEELKEKEEIELKELKEKEKIKKKERKERKWYEKFKWTVINGFLVIAGKDAVTNELLIKKYTEDDDIVFHAQIEGAPFTVIKTNKRIVDEETLNEVAKFSVAHSRAWKLGWGALDTYWVKPEQISKTAESGEYLKKGAFVIRGKRNFIRNVPLELGIGVIEYDDALRLTTSPLNTLKKNFKKWVLLKPSNKKKSELVKELKNIFKEYDVDDEDILRVLPPGDSEIVYK, encoded by the coding sequence ATGAAAACAGAAATGACAAATATAGATATTAACGTTGCTGTTAATGAACTTCAAAAGGTAATAATAAATGGAAAGTTGGATAAGACATTTTTAATAGAAAGAGAAGATGGAAAGGAATTGATTTTAAAAATCCATATTCCGGAAATTGGAACGAGAGAAATTGCAATTGGTATTGGTAAATATAAGTATATAACAATGACAAACTATGAGAGAAAAAAGCCAAAAAATCCACCATCTTTTGCAATGCTTCTCAGGAAATACCTAAAAAATATAAAAATAACAAAGATAGAGCAAGTTGATTTTGATAGGATTGTTATTATTACATTTGAATGGAATGAAACAGTTTATAAGTTGGTTGTTGAGTTGTTTGGAGATGGGAATGTAGTTTTATTGGATAAAGAGGATAGAATAATCATGCCCTTAAAAATGGGAAGATGGAGCACAAGAAACATTATTCCAAAGGAATTTTACAAATTCCCACCACAGAGGGATTTGAATCCATACAATTTGGATTATTCAGTTGCTTATGATATTTTTAGGGATTATTTCATAAATAATAAAGATACTGAATGTGTAAGAATCATATCGAGGATTTTTGGACTTGCTGGACTCTATGCAGAGGAGATTTGTGAGAGGGCGAATGTAGATAAAAGTAAGAAGGATTTAAGTGATGATGAAATAAGAAAACTCTTTGATGCCACAAAGGATTTATTTAATGATGTATTCAACAACAAAAAACCGCAAATAATTATAAAAGATGGAGAATATGTCGATGTGGTTCCAATAAATTTAAAGAAGTATGGGGATTTTGAAAAGAAGGAATATGGGGAGTTTTTAGAGGCATTGGATGATTATTTTGCACAGTTTATGGTAAAAGTCGAGGTTAAAAAAGAAGAGTCAAAACTGCAAAAATTAATAAAAAAGCAGGAGAGGATTTTAAAAACGCAGTGGGAGACGTTGGAAAAATATGAAAAGGATATGCAAGAAAATCAGGAGAAGGGAGATTTGATATATGCAAATTACATGTTGGTGGATGAAATATTAAATACCCTAAGAAATGCCAGAGAAAAGATGGACTGGTATAAGATAAAGAAAATAATAAAAGAGCATAAAGACCATCCCGTATTGGGATTGATACAGAATATAAATGAAAAAAATGGAGAGATCGTTATAAAATTGTCTGCTGATTACGGAGATAGAAAAATAGAGAAAAATGTATCCTTAGATATTAGAAAAAATGCCTTTGAGAATGCAGAAACTTATTACACCAAATCCAAAAAACTAAAAGGTAAACTTGAGGGGATTAAGGAGGCAATAAAACTAACCGAAAAAAAGATAGAGGAATTAAAAGAGAAGGAAGAAATTGAATTAAAAGAACTAAAAGAAAAAGAAAAAATTAAAAAGAAAGAGAGAAAAGAAAGAAAATGGTATGAAAAATTCAAATGGACTGTAATAAATGGATTTTTAGTTATTGCCGGTAAGGATGCAGTGACAAATGAACTCCTCATAAAAAAATATACTGAAGATGATGATATCGTGTTCCATGCACAGATAGAAGGGGCTCCTTTCACGGTCATCAAAACCAACAAAAGAATTGTTGATGAAGAGACATTAAACGAGGTTGCAAAGTTCTCTGTTGCTCACTCAAGAGCATGGAAACTTGGCTGGGGGGCATTAGATACATACTGGGTAAAGCCAGAGCAGATATCAAAAACAGCAGAGAGTGGAGAGTATTTAAAGAAGGGGGCATTTGTGATTAGGGGAAAGAGGAACTTCATAAGGAATGTCCCATTGGAGTTGGGAATAGGCGTTATTGAATACGATGATGCCTTAAGGTTAACTACATCTCCTCTAAATACACTAAAAAAGAACTTCAAAAAATGGGTTTTGTTAAAACCATCCAATAAAAAGAAGAGTGAATTGGTTAAGGAGTTAAAGAATATCTTTAAGGAATATGATGTTGATGATGAAGACATCTTAAGAGTTCTCCCACCTGGAGACAGTGAGATTGTTTATAAATAA
- the argS gene encoding arginine--tRNA ligase, producing MIEENIINALKEKVKELTGKDFEIKLDEPPSVELGDYSTNISFQLARELRKPPMVIAEEIAKSLSIEGVEKIEAVNGYINFFINYKDFSNEATKEIIEKNENYGKGEKKNIKVILEHTSANPNGPLHIGHGRNAIIGDSLKRVLEFAGYDVETHYYVNDMGRQMAIVVFGIDKFGLNNKKPDHAIAEVYIEANKYLEEHPEEEEKILNLMKEYEDACEKNIENEITEKFKNAVNHALKGIKGTLKNINITHDIFVWESSYIRNGMVKEIIENLMKTGKVVKEDVYKLDLSDFGIEKKLVLARANGTSLYSTRDIAYHVDKMENCDIAIDILGADHKLTAEMVKGALKLLGYDVPEVVFYEFISLPEGSMSTRRGRFISVDELFEEAKRRALEEVKKRGITDNEEEIEKIATIIAVGAVRYNIVRISPEKSMVFKWEDALDFEKVGCPVIQYAHARCCRILEKVEIESNEDLFNYELDNSEKILIKTLSKFPKIVEKAAESRRPHIIANYALEVAQAFNKFYGNCPILKEEDDVKKSSRIKMVEATKIVIENALKLLGIDCPGKM from the coding sequence ATGATTGAAGAGAATATAATTAATGCACTAAAAGAAAAAGTTAAGGAATTAACTGGAAAGGACTTTGAGATAAAGTTGGATGAGCCTCCTTCAGTAGAGTTGGGAGATTACTCAACAAATATATCATTCCAATTGGCGAGAGAATTAAGAAAACCTCCAATGGTAATTGCTGAGGAAATAGCAAAAAGTTTGAGTATAGAGGGTGTTGAGAAGATTGAGGCAGTAAACGGATACATAAATTTCTTTATAAACTATAAAGATTTCTCAAATGAAGCAACCAAAGAAATTATAGAAAAAAATGAAAACTATGGAAAAGGGGAAAAGAAAAACATAAAGGTAATTTTAGAGCACACATCAGCAAACCCTAATGGGCCTTTGCATATTGGGCATGGGAGAAATGCGATAATAGGGGATAGTTTAAAGAGGGTTTTGGAGTTTGCTGGGTATGATGTTGAGACGCACTACTATGTAAATGATATGGGAAGACAGATGGCTATTGTTGTGTTTGGGATAGATAAGTTTGGATTAAACAACAAAAAGCCAGACCATGCAATTGCAGAGGTCTATATTGAGGCAAATAAATACCTTGAGGAGCATCCAGAGGAAGAGGAAAAAATATTAAATTTGATGAAAGAATATGAAGATGCATGTGAGAAGAACATTGAAAATGAGATAACTGAAAAATTCAAAAATGCAGTAAATCATGCCTTAAAAGGGATAAAAGGAACATTAAAAAACATAAACATAACACACGACATATTTGTCTGGGAGAGTTCATATATAAGGAATGGAATGGTAAAGGAAATTATAGAAAACCTCATGAAAACTGGAAAGGTTGTTAAAGAGGATGTTTATAAACTTGATTTGTCTGATTTTGGAATAGAGAAGAAGTTGGTTTTAGCGAGAGCAAATGGAACAAGTTTGTATTCAACAAGAGACATAGCGTATCACGTAGATAAAATGGAAAATTGTGACATTGCAATTGATATTTTAGGAGCAGACCATAAACTTACAGCAGAGATGGTTAAAGGGGCATTAAAATTACTTGGCTATGATGTCCCTGAGGTTGTGTTTTATGAATTCATTTCCCTCCCAGAAGGTTCTATGAGTACAAGAAGAGGAAGGTTTATAAGTGTTGATGAACTCTTTGAGGAGGCAAAGAGAAGAGCATTGGAGGAAGTTAAAAAGAGGGGAATAACGGATAATGAAGAAGAGATAGAAAAAATAGCAACCATAATTGCAGTTGGTGCAGTGAGATACAACATTGTCAGAATCTCTCCAGAAAAATCAATGGTATTCAAATGGGAAGATGCCCTTGACTTTGAGAAGGTTGGATGTCCAGTTATTCAATACGCCCATGCAAGATGTTGTAGAATTTTGGAGAAGGTTGAGATTGAAAGTAATGAAGATTTATTTAACTATGAGTTAGATAACAGTGAGAAAATATTGATAAAGACGCTCTCAAAATTCCCAAAAATTGTTGAAAAAGCGGCGGAGAGTAGAAGACCACACATAATTGCAAATTATGCCTTAGAGGTTGCACAGGCATTCAACAAGTTCTATGGA